The DNA sequence TTAGTTGCGCTCCGACTCGTAAAGGTGCGCTACGCTTAGCAATTTGCACGTATTTTCAAGGATTGCGACGTCTTTTGCCAGCTGATACGAGGTCCTGCTATGCACGTATACGCCGTATCCTTTGATGACCATTATGTTAGTTTTATTCTCTAACATATAACGATAAATTTCTGTATCTGCGCGTTCATACCAGTCATCAAACTGTTTTGGATCATAAATCGGGATCTCGTGATGTTTGATGTAGCCGAAATAATCCCTCGGGCGAATAAAAGAATGTCCCAAAGTATAAGCCGTTAGGTATGGCGGCATGGCGTAGCAGATATATTTGGCTTCATTTATATTTTTGTATATATTTAGGTGGATGTCCGCGTCTATGCTAGCATCGTTCCAGCGGTAATCCCTTTTTGAGTTTAGCATTATGAGATCTTCTTCTTTGAGATTATCGAAAATCGTTGTTCTTTTATTTATCAAAAAAGAGTCGTGCTGAATTCTAGCCGAAATAGAGCCGTGAAAGACGCCGAAAAAGTTTTTTCTAAACATCGAAAGAGCGATGTTACTGATCTCGCTTGCGCAGTATTTTAAGTCCATTTTAACCTTTTATAAACTTTTTTTGTTATTATACACAAAAAATAAAGGCTAAATTTGAACTCCCCACACGTTCCCGTGCTACTTGATGAAGTTTTGCAAGCTTTTGCGGATATAAAAAGCGGCGCGATTGTCGATTGTACGCTCGGATACGGCGGGCATTCCAGCGCGATTTTTGAGCAAAAACAAAAAGTAAAATTTATAGCCTGCGATCAAGACGAAGAAACGATCAAAATTAGCACCGAAAAACTAAAAAAAATTTGTCAAAAAGCACAAAATTTTAAAAGTAAATTTTTAGAAATTTTGGGCAAAGTAGAGCAAGGTCAAATTCGCGGTATCCTAGCCGACATCGGCGTTTCGTCGTTACAGCTAGATAAAAACGAGCGAGGATTTGGCTTAAAAAGCGAAAATTTAGATATGCGGATGGACGCGCAGGCTAAATTTTCGGCTTACGACGTCGTAAATTCTTACAGCGCAAAAGAGCTGGAGCGTATATTTGAGAGCTATGGCGAGCTACCAAATCCCGCCAAATTTGCCGCTAAAATAGTAGAAGCCAGGCAAAACGGCGAGATAAAAAGCGCCGAACGCCTCGCGCAAATAATCGGGCTAAAGGGCATAAACGGACGTAGCGTTAGTGCGGCGACGTTAGCTTTTCAGGCGATAAGGATAGAGGTAAACAACGAGCTTG is a window from the Campylobacter massiliensis genome containing:
- a CDS encoding class II aldolase and adducin N-terminal domain-containing protein — encoded protein: MDLKYCASEISNIALSMFRKNFFGVFHGSISARIQHDSFLINKRTTIFDNLKEEDLIMLNSKRDYRWNDASIDADIHLNIYKNINEAKYICYAMPPYLTAYTLGHSFIRPRDYFGYIKHHEIPIYDPKQFDDWYERADTEIYRYMLENKTNIMVIKGYGVYVHSRTSYQLAKDVAILENTCKLLSVAHLYESERN
- the rsmH gene encoding 16S rRNA (cytosine(1402)-N(4))-methyltransferase RsmH; the encoded protein is MNSPHVPVLLDEVLQAFADIKSGAIVDCTLGYGGHSSAIFEQKQKVKFIACDQDEETIKISTEKLKKICQKAQNFKSKFLEILGKVEQGQIRGILADIGVSSLQLDKNERGFGLKSENLDMRMDAQAKFSAYDVVNSYSAKELERIFESYGELPNPAKFAAKIVEARQNGEIKSAERLAQIIGLKGINGRSVSAATLAFQAIRIEVNNELGELQNLLQSIEDSQIDECAVAIISFHSLEDRIVKNKFRQWAQSCICPPQALRCMCGGNNALGKIVSKKAVTPCAAEIKANPRSSCAKMRIFKISRGKNAR